A genomic window from Denticeps clupeoides chromosome 11, fDenClu1.1, whole genome shotgun sequence includes:
- the fsta gene encoding follistatin-A, translating into MLRMLRSFQPGVVLFLLWLCHFIQDQRVQAGNCWLQQGKNGRCQVLYVMGISREECCRSGRLGTSWTEEDVPNSTLFRWIIFSGGAPNCIPCRETCDNVDCGPGKRCRMNRKSKPRCVCAPDCSNITWRGPVCGSDGKTYRDECGLLKAKCKGHPDLEVQYQGKCKKTCRDVMCPGSSTCVVDQTNNAYCVTCNRVCPEVTSPEQHLCGNDGIVYASACHLRRATCLLGRSIGVAYEGKCIKAKSCDDIQCSTGKKCLWDSRMGRGRCALCDESCPDSRSEEAVCGSDNTTYPSECAMKQAACATGALLEVKHSGSCNFITEDLEEEDDDDDEDQDYTAYVHLSPLLDG; encoded by the exons ATGCTGAGGATGCTAAGGAGCTTCCAACCTGGAGTGGTTTTATTCCTGCTCTGGCTCTGCcatttcatccaggaccagagGGTTCAGG CTGGGAACTGCTGGCTGCAGCAGGGGAAGAACGGGAGGTGCCAGGTCCTGTACGTGATGGGCATCAGTCGGGAGGAGTGCTGCAGGAGCGGGCGGCTGGGGACGTCCTGGACCGAGGAGGACGTGCCCAACAGCACCCTGTTCAGGTGGATTATCTTCAGCGGCGGAGCCCCCAACTGCATTCCGTGCAGAG AAACGTGTGACAATGTGGACTGCGGGCCAGGAAAGCGCTGCAGGATGAACCGGAAGAGTAAACCGCGCTGCGTCTGCGCGCCGGACTGCTCCAACATCACCTGGCGGGGCCCCGTGTGCGGCTCGGACGGAAAAACGTACCGCGACGAGTGCGGCCTGCTCAAAGCCAAATGTAAAGGTCACCCCGACCTGGAGGTGCAGTACCAGGGCAAGTGCaaga AGACTTGCCGAGACGTCATGTGTCCAGGGAGCTCCACCTGCGTGGTGGACCAGACAAACAACGCCTACTGCGTCACATGCAACCGCGTTTGCCCGGAGGTCACCAGCCCGGAGCAGCACCTCTGCGGAAACGACGGCATTGTCTACGCCAGCGCCTGTCACCTCAGGAGGGCCACGTGTCTGCTGGGACGATCCATCGGCGTCGCCTACGAGGGCAAATGCATCA AGGCGAAGTCCTGCGACGACATCCAGTGCAGCACCGGGAAGAAGTGCCTGTGGGACTCGCGGATGGGCCGCGGCCGCTGCGCGCTCTGCGACGAGTCGTGTCCGGACAGCCGGTCGGAGGAGGCGGTGTGCGGCAGCGACAACACCACCTACCCCAGCGAGTGTGCCATGAAGCAGGCGGCCTGCGCCACCGGCGCTCTGCTGGAGGTCAAACACTCAGGATCTTGCAACT TCATTACTGAagacctggaggaggaggatgatgatgatgatgaagaccaGGACTACACGGCGTATGTCCATTTATCTCCATTACTGGACGGATAA
- the ndufs4 gene encoding NADH dehydrogenase [ubiquinone] iron-sulfur protein 4, mitochondrial — translation MAASMSLLGLGRLSLLHSTTRVTSNPGRLVATSAWRPVEGKGRESQLITVDEKLDITTVTGVPEEHIKTRKVRIFVSVRNAMQSGVNNTKKWKMDFDTRERWENPLMGWASTADPLSNMVLNFTSKEDAVAFAEKNGWSYDITEKRMPKPRVKSYGANFAWDKRTRRSAK, via the exons ATGGCGGCTTCAATGTCACTGCTAGGGCTCGGGCGACTGTCTCTGCTCCATTCCACGACCAGAGTAACTTCAAACCCCGGCAG GTTGGTGGCCACGTCGGCATGGAGACCGGTGGAGGGTAAAGGCCGAGAGTCCCAGCTCATCACGGTGGATGAGAAACTG GACATCACTACAGTGACTGGTGTGCCTGAGGAGCACATTAAAACCCGTAAAGTGCGAATCTTCGTGTCGGTGCGCAACGCCATGCAGTCGGGGGTCAACAACACCAAGAAGTGGAAGATGGATTTCGACACGCGGGAACGCTGGGAGAATCCACTGATGGGCTGGGCCTCCAC TGCTGACCCTCTGTCCAACATGGTCCTCAACTTCACGTCCAAGGAGGATGCTGTTGCGTTTGCAGAGAAGAACG GTTGGAGTTATGACATAACAGAGAAGCGGATGCCTAAGCCGAGGGTGAAGTCATACGGGGCCAACTTCGCCTGGGACAAGAGAACGAGACGATCGGCCAAGTAG